TCCATGTAGAGCTGGATGCCGCGCAGATGGAAATTGCGCGACAGGCCGGAGCCGCGGATCGACAGCCGCGTATCGTCGCCCCATTTCGGCTGCGCGAACACGCCAGGGACATAATCGAGGATGTCCTTGATCGTGTTGGCCACGGTGGAGTTGCGATAGGCCTCGGCCGGCACCAGCGCGACGCCGCCGGGCGTGTTGTTGATCTCCTTGAGCGCCTGCTGCGCCGACAGCACGGCGAGTGCGGCACGGGTGCCGCCGCCCTCCCCCGCGGCCGCTTGCGCCGGGGCGGCAGGACCGCGCGCGGCCCGCGCCGGCGCGCTACGCGCGGCGCGCCGCTGCGGACGCACCGATGCGTCGCGCCGTGGCCGGGGCGCGTCCACCGTGACGGACGGCAGCGTCGATTGCGATGTGGATTGAGCGTTGGCAGGCGAAATGAATGCTGCGGCAGCGCCGGCGAGCGCACAGGCGCGCAGCCGCGCGGATGCGGATGACATGACAGGACTCCGGATTTGATCTGACGAACGAAGGGGCGCCGAAGCGCCGGCGGTCAGGTCAGTGTCGGAGGCCCGCGGGATTGATGATCATAGGATCGGAAACGTGCGACGAACCGCACCTCGAATGCACGGACCGTCGTGAGCGCGATCGGCAGCCGCGCTCCAAACGCGAACGCCGGCGGCGGTAGCGCGCCGGTGACGTGATGACCGATGCACAGCGGACAGTGGATCGCGCCGCCGCGCCCGCTCTTGCCGGCGTCATCATGGGCCACGCCGGGATCGGCGCTGTTGATGCAGAGGATCTGGCCGGCTGCGGCGGCTGCAGGCGATATGCCGGCGACGAGCAGACTCGAGAGGATGACGTTGAGGACAAGCGCATAGGCCGCGACAAATGCCGCCGCCCTGCCCACACGCTGCCTGAGAACGAACCGCCTCATGTCATACCCCGCCTCACGCGTATCACAGCGCATCGGCGAGTCAAAACGCGGCGACGGCGGATTCAACCGATCGTGCGGGGGTGTTGCAGGCGGGCCATATGACCGATTGTCCCATCGGCCGCGGGACCGACGTCAGAATGCACTCCTGAACTGTGCGACATAGTCCGGGCTGCCATAGACCCACATCGGCTCGTCGCATCGTTGTGGGCCTACGTCATTCATGCAGGCCGCACTCCATGGCGGCGCCGCGATCTGACGACCGACGATCCCGTCACCTTGCAATCCGCCGCCGATTGTCAGCCCGCTGCCGACATGCGCGCGATCGCTGCCCTTGCCGGTTCGTTCGTGGGCAATGGCCTGGATCGCGAGCGTTGGCATCAGCAGGACCGCCGCCAGAAGGTATGTGGTCCTCATTGTTCAGCCGCCTTGATCGAGCCTCGCGCGGGCGAGGCATCTACGTTGCTGAACGGAAGACCGGGACTGCGGTCCGGATATTTCCGGATCACGCGAATGTTTGGCAGCGTCGAGCCGTGGCCTAATCCTCGTTGGCCTTGAACCGCCCGAGTCCCTTGAGAACGAACGGCGCGAGCAACGCGATCACCGCAATGCCGAGCAGCGTTGCCGACATCGGGCTTTGCAGCAGCACCATCGGATCGCCGAGGCTGATCGCGAGCGCGCGGCGCAGCTGGCTCTCGGCGATCGGTCCGAGGATCAATCCGATCACGACCGGCGCGATCGGGAAATCGAACCGCCGCATCAGAAAGCCCATCACGCCGAACGCCGCCAGCATCGACAATTCGACGACCGACGGCTTGGCCGCGATCGTGCCCATGGTCGCGAACACCAGGATGCCGGCATAGAGCCAGGGCTGCGGGATCGCGAGCAGCCGTACCCACAAGCCCACCAGCGGCAGGTTGAGCACCAGCAGCATGCCGTTGGCGATGAACAGGCTCGCGATCAGGCCCCACACCAGGTCCGGCCGCTCGGCGAACAGCAGCGGCCCCGGGTTGAGGCCGTATTGCTGGAAGCCCGCCAGCATCATCGCCGCGGTGGCCGAGGTCGGCAGCCCGAGCGTCAGCAGCGGCACCAGCGTGCCGGCGGCCGACGCATTGTTGGCGGCCTCCGGCCCCGCGACACCCTCGATCGCGCCCTTGCCGAACTCCTCCGGATGTTTGGTCAGCCGCCGCTCGGTGGAATAGGACAGGAAGGTCGGGATCTCGGCGCCGCCGGCCGGCAGCGCGCCGATCGGAAAGCCGAACAGCGTGCCGCGCAACCACGGCATCCACGACCGCCGCCAATCCTCGCGCGTCATCCACAACGAGCCGCGCACCGCCTCGAGCTTCTCCTCGGCATGATGGCGGCGCGAGGCGACATAGAGCGCCTCCCCCACCGCGAACAGGCCGACCGCAAGCGTCGTCACCTCGACGCCGTCGAGCAGTTCAGGGATGCCGAAGGCAAGCCGCGCCTGCCCGGTGAGCTTGTCGATGCCGACAAGGCCGAGCGTCAGTCCAATGAACAGGCTGGTCAGCCCGCGGACCGGCGAGTCGCCGAAGGTCGCCGACACCGTGACGAAGGCGACGCACATCAGCGCGAAATAATCCTCGGGCCCGAACCTGACGGCGAAGTCGACCAGCCATGGCGCGAGGAACGCGAGGCCGATGGTGGCAATGGTGCCGGCCACGAACGAGCCGATCGCCGAGGTCGCCAGCGCCGGGCCACCGCGGCCGGCCTTGGCCATCTTGTTGCCCTCGAGCGCGGTCGCCATCGAGGCGCTCTCGCCCGGGGTGTTGATCAGGATCGCGGTGGTCGATCCGCCATACATGCCGCCGTAGTAGATGCCGGCGAACATGATCAGCGAGCCGCCGGGATCGAGCTTGTAGGTCACCGGCAGCAGCAGCGCGACCGTCAGCGCCGGTCCGATGCCCGGCAACACGCCGACCGCGGTGCCCAGGAACACGCCGATCAGGGCGTAGAGCAGATTCATCGGCTGCATGGCGACCGCCATGCCATGCGCCAGCGCGGCGAACGTGTCCATCACAGCAGTCGCTCCAGCGGGCCGGCGGGAAGGCTCAGCGTCAACAGCTTGTCGAATGCCAGATAAATCAGTGTCGTGATCACGAGCGCGATCACCGTGTCGGCCGCGACAGCGCGGCGGCCGAACGCGGCCGATGTGGTGACGAACAGCGCCGAGGTGGCGAGGATGAAGCCGCCACCGCAGCCGATGATGGCGATCAGCAGCGCAAGGCCGCAGATGATCAGCCACACCGGCTTCGGATCCATGCTCTCCCGCGCCGGCAATGTGCCGCGCAGCGCATCGATCAGATTGCCGACCGCCAGGATGACGAGACCGATCGCGATGACGACCGGCATCGCCTCCGGCCCCATGCCGTACATCGTGGTGGACGGCAGCTTGCTTGCATCCCACACCAGCACGGCTGCGAGCACAGCCAGCGCGGCCGCAATCACGACGCCGGCGCGGTCGATGCGCCGGCTGGCTTGCTCGGGAGCGCTGTCCGATGTCATGACTTGACGAGGCCGACCGACTTCAGCACCTCGGTGACACGCGCGATCTCCGTCTTCAGGAAATCGGCGAAGGCATCGCCGCCAAGATAGGCGTCATCCCAGCCCTTCTGCTTCAGGATCTCCTTCCAGGCGTCGGACTTCACCATCTTCTCGACGGCGTCGCTCAGCACCTTGCGCTGCTCCGGCGAGATGCCGGGAGGTGCGACCACCGAGCGCCAGTTCGCGAGCACGAGATCGATGCCCTGCTCCTTGAAGGTCGGGATGTCGACGCCGGGCAGGCGCTGCGCCGAGGTCAGGCCGAGCGCGCGCAGCTTGCCGGCCTTGATCTGGCCCTCGTATTCGCTGAGACCGGAAATGCCGGCCGTGACCTTACCGCCGAGAATCGCGGCAAGCGACTCACCGCCGCCGGAGAACGGAATGTAGTTGATCTTCTTGGCATCGGCGCCGACCGTGCCCGCGAACAGCGCCGCCATCACATGATCGACGCCGCCGGCCGAGCCGCCCGCAAAGGTCACCTTGGCGATGTCGGCCTTGACCGCCGCGGCGAGATCCTGCGCCGTCTTCAGCGGCGAATTGGCCGGCACCACGATGACCTGAATCTCCTCGGTGAGGCGTGCGATCGGCGTCACCTGGTCCAGCGTCACCGGCGACTTGTTCATGGCGAGCGCGCCCACCATGACGAAGCCGTTGACCATCATCTGGCTGCCGTCGCCCTTGGCGCCGTTGACGAATTGCGCGATGCCGACGCTGCCGCCAGCGCCGGGAACGTTGGTGACCTGGACGCTGCGCGCGACACCGGCCGCGACCAGCGCCTGCTGCATCGAACGCGCGGTCTGATCCCAGCCGCCGCCGGGCGCAGCCGGCGCCATCAGCTTGAGCTCGAGCTGCTGCGCGGAGGCCGCACCACCTACCCCGACAAGCAGCGCGACGACCGCGCCGAACAGGCGCATGCGGGACGAGATCATGGGGCTTCCTCCTGGATTTTGGAGAGGCAGCCGATTGATCATTGGCCGCATCCGGTCACGTGGCGCAAGCGTCAACCGGGAAGCGAACCTCCTAAAGGAATCGCTCGACGGTGCGAGGTCTGGTCGCCCTTAGCGACCATTCGCCACAGATTTCGGCAAGACGGACGACGCGCGAGCGCGCGCGCAAATTGTCGCACCTTGGTGGCAAGCGCACC
The window above is part of the Bradyrhizobium sp. PSBB068 genome. Proteins encoded here:
- a CDS encoding tripartite tricarboxylate transporter substrate binding protein is translated as MRLFGAVVALLVGVGGAASAQQLELKLMAPAAPGGGWDQTARSMQQALVAAGVARSVQVTNVPGAGGSVGIAQFVNGAKGDGSQMMVNGFVMVGALAMNKSPVTLDQVTPIARLTEEIQVIVVPANSPLKTAQDLAAAVKADIAKVTFAGGSAGGVDHVMAALFAGTVGADAKKINYIPFSGGGESLAAILGGKVTAGISGLSEYEGQIKAGKLRALGLTSAQRLPGVDIPTFKEQGIDLVLANWRSVVAPPGISPEQRKVLSDAVEKMVKSDAWKEILKQKGWDDAYLGGDAFADFLKTEIARVTEVLKSVGLVKS
- a CDS encoding DUF2946 domain-containing protein, with the translated sequence MRRFVLRQRVGRAAAFVAAYALVLNVILSSLLVAGISPAAAAAGQILCINSADPGVAHDDAGKSGRGGAIHCPLCIGHHVTGALPPPAFAFGARLPIALTTVRAFEVRFVARFRSYDHQSRGPPTLT
- a CDS encoding tripartite tricarboxylate transporter permease, giving the protein MDTFAALAHGMAVAMQPMNLLYALIGVFLGTAVGVLPGIGPALTVALLLPVTYKLDPGGSLIMFAGIYYGGMYGGSTTAILINTPGESASMATALEGNKMAKAGRGGPALATSAIGSFVAGTIATIGLAFLAPWLVDFAVRFGPEDYFALMCVAFVTVSATFGDSPVRGLTSLFIGLTLGLVGIDKLTGQARLAFGIPELLDGVEVTTLAVGLFAVGEALYVASRRHHAEEKLEAVRGSLWMTREDWRRSWMPWLRGTLFGFPIGALPAGGAEIPTFLSYSTERRLTKHPEEFGKGAIEGVAGPEAANNASAAGTLVPLLTLGLPTSATAAMMLAGFQQYGLNPGPLLFAERPDLVWGLIASLFIANGMLLVLNLPLVGLWVRLLAIPQPWLYAGILVFATMGTIAAKPSVVELSMLAAFGVMGFLMRRFDFPIAPVVIGLILGPIAESQLRRALAISLGDPMVLLQSPMSATLLGIAVIALLAPFVLKGLGRFKANED
- a CDS encoding tripartite tricarboxylate transporter TctB family protein codes for the protein MTSDSAPEQASRRIDRAGVVIAAALAVLAAVLVWDASKLPSTTMYGMGPEAMPVVIAIGLVILAVGNLIDALRGTLPARESMDPKPVWLIICGLALLIAIIGCGGGFILATSALFVTTSAAFGRRAVAADTVIALVITTLIYLAFDKLLTLSLPAGPLERLL